The following are from one region of the Aspergillus luchuensis IFO 4308 DNA, chromosome 4, nearly complete sequence genome:
- a CDS encoding putative endosomal sorting complex protein TSG101 (COG:O,U;~EggNog:ENOG410PR05;~InterPro:IPR017916,IPR016135,IPR008883,IPR037202;~PFAM:PF09454,PF05743;~go_process: GO:0006464 - cellular protein modification process [Evidence IEA];~go_process: GO:0015031 - protein transport [Evidence IEA]), whose protein sequence is MAAVPQRTLNWLYSVLIRDHYDPRQTYQDPNRTHYDVANVLGQYPSLGPRTEVYTYENGFSALLLQLTGTLPVTFRGTVYKFPITLWIPNTYPREPPLVYVTPTQDMAVRVGQHVTLEGRVYHHYLAHWAEAWERSSLVDFLMILREVFAKEPPVKYKQQQPVQPRPPPAQVQAQAPPLPPLPPELDTTINRPPPTHSAPNASPQVSAQVPPPPPPKPGQTPEPQPQSTPSSARYSSPPPLPPLPPKEHDSRRLQMQPQASMGSPMNRPQYPPERSQAPAMASGQYHLPQQPQHVSQSTPAYQAGPAQFRPLNGTPVTRPDDSGRGLPQLNTYYPVQQGPPTAYQRPPPQQVPPQPSPHAGLQQAQQQAPRPKAETQDLLTSPFELELPSFAPTGPAPPIPPNPEKDALLRAVSKTLAQTLQANVAQSETAAQSLISQSHSLHAAIATLQGEVSSLNTLNATLQSNTTTLQQSLMRADGVIADAQSRISSSAPSSSTDPVASGLPPIDEVLVAPTVVGKQLYDLVAEERGIQQAIYALQAALVKGVIGVETWSRHTRGLAREAFLKRALIRKIGKGMGLEVH, encoded by the exons ATGGCTGCTGTGCCGCAAAGGACGCTTAACTGGCTGTACAGTGTCCTTATCAGG GACCACTACGATCCCCGACAAACCTACCAGGACCCCAATCGCACCCACTATGATGTAGCCAATGTGCTCGGTCAATACCCTTCGCTGGGCCCCAGGACTGAAGTTTACA CATACGAAAACGGTTTCtctgccctcctcctccaactgaCCGGCACGTTGCCTGTGACGTTCCGCGGCACTGTTTACAAGTTTCCCATCACGCTATGGATCCCCAACACATACCCCAGGGAACCCCCATTGGTTTATGTCACACCAACACAAGACATGGCTGTTCGTGTGGGTCAGCATGTCACTCTGGAAGGGAGGGTGTACCATCACTACCTGGCACACTGGGCTGAGGCATGGGAG CGATCATCTTTAGTTGATTTCTTAATGATACTTCGTGAGGTTTTCGCCAAGGAGCCGCCGGTGAAAtacaaacaacaacagcctgTGCAGCCGCGACCGCCGCCAGCGCAGGTACAAGCACAAGcacctcctctacctcctctGCCTCCGGAGCTCGATACCACAATCAATCGGCCCCCGCCTACCCATAGCGCTCCGAATGCCTCCCCGCAGGTATCTGCTCAGgtgccaccgccgccgccgccgaaacCTGGGCAGACACCTGAGCCACAACCACAGAGCACTCCGTCATCAGCGCGATACtcgtctcctcctccgctaCCCCCACTGCCACCGAAGGAGCATGATTCTAGGCGGCTACAGATGCAACCACAGGCAAGCATGGGCAGTCCTATGAACAGGCCACAGTACCCACCGGAGCGCAGCCAAGCACCTGCAATGGCATCCGGGCAGTATCATTTGCCCCAACAGCCGCAACACGTATCCCAGTCGACACCGGCATACCAGGCTGGGCCAGCGCAGTTCCGGCCATTGAACGGTACCCCCGTTACTCGTCCAGATGATTCGGGTCGTGGGCTTCCGCAACTTAACACATACTACCCCGTACAGCAAGGCCCTCCTACAGCCTATCAGAGACCTCCGCCACAGCAAGTCCCACCCCAACCGTCACCGCATGCTGGACTTCAGCAAGCGCAGCAACAAGCTCCACGTCCCAAGGCAGAGACGCAAGATCTTCTCACCTCTCCGTTTGAGCTCGAGCTCCCCTCGTTCGCACCCACCGGCCCGGCGCCCCCAATTCCACCGAATCCTGAGAAGGACGCCCTACTACGCGCTGTTTCCAAGACTTTAGCACAAACACTGCAAGCAAATGTCGCACAGTCCGAGACTGCCGCTCAATCCTTGATTTCTCAATCCCACTCGCTGCATGCGGCAATTGCCACTCTTCAAGGCGAAGTCTCGTCGCTCAACACACTCAATGCGACTCTTCAATCAAACACCACAACCCTGCAGCAATCTCTCATGCGCGCAGATGGCGTCATCGCCGATGCGCAAAGCCGtatatcatcatcagcccCTTCATCGAGCACAGACCCCGTTGCATCGGGTCTTCCACCCATCGACGAAGTTCTCGTCGCCCCGACCGTTGTGGGCAAGCAATTGTACGACTTAGTTGCGGAGGAACGCGGTATCCAGCAAGCCATCTACGCCCTTCAAGCTGCGCTTGTTAAGGGTGTCATTGGTGTTGAGACCTGGTCCCGTCACACGCGTGGGCTTGCGCGAGAAGCGTTCTTGAAACGGGCATTGATACGGAAGATAGGTAAAGGCATGGGATTGGAAGTGCATTGA
- a CDS encoding uncharacterized protein (COG:S;~EggNog:ENOG410Q1FN;~SECRETED:SignalP(1-19)) codes for MRLSSLFLLPTLLATTAICAPEPIPNVNLNDNNLVALAQALKPSLPTQTQPPPNLESVSPPPHAVVHQVITAVPPTALAQLFVPAKRVAMASEFSAGNTPEWYKALPTDVQSYFAEVKRQIVATGVGEAKAAEETKSSGGSVSAEVSGWLVGLVGAVAVVGGVVV; via the exons atgcgcctctcctccctcttcctcctccccaccctcctaGCCACCACAGCCATATGCGCCCCCGAACCCATCCCCAATGTGAacctcaacgacaacaacctcGTCGCTCTCGCGCAAGCCTT aaaaccctccctccccacacAAACCCAACCACCTCCCAACCTAGAGAGCGTCTCCCCGCCACCACACGCCGTCGTGCATCAAGTCATCACAGCCGTTCCTCCCACAGCGCTCGCGCAGCTCTTCGTGCCCGCGAAGCGCGTCGCCATGGCGAGTGAGTTCAGCGCCGGAAATACCCCCGAGTGGTATAAGGCGCTGCCGACGGACGTGCAGAGCTATTTTGCTGAGGTGAAGAGGCAGATTGTGGCGACGGGGGTGGGTGAGGCGaaggctgcggaggagaCGAAGTcgagtggtggtagtgtttCTGCTGAGGTGAgtgggtggttggttgggttggttggtgctgttgctgttgttgggggGGTTGTGGTTTAG
- a CDS encoding uncharacterized protein (COG:T;~EggNog:ENOG410PFPF;~InterPro:IPR000719,IPR011009;~PFAM:PF07714,PF00069;~go_function: GO:0004672 - protein kinase activity [Evidence IEA];~go_function: GO:0005524 - ATP binding [Evidence IEA];~go_process: GO:0006468 - protein phosphorylation [Evidence IEA]), producing the protein MLSSLLRSLPQLGRRWKPLDFNNPNFTRIPNWHKIEEETLPEYTASQYYPTRIGEVIKEQYQVIGKLGYGSTSTAWLARDMENRRYVMLKICIEASSMGQHVDNELNMYRFMEQSPTTHPGREVIRTLLDTFYIEGPQDKHRCLVHPPLWESVLAFLRRNPVERLPSAVIAVVLHRLFLALDFLHTECKIAHTDIRADNIMFGIKDDSVFTDIEENELRRPVPRKESDKRTIYMSRELKVPREVGAPVLCDFGSAMVVNDEYQRVFIQPQIYRAPEVILGVPWTYSADIWNVGCMIWDLYEGGSLFTGQDPVDERYRSRAHLAEMINLLGSPPAGLLAQGELRDKFFSSEGAFLHPELLTDQVPLDERETTLEGRAEREAFLHFMRKMLQWEPSKRSSARELAEDEWLQSYI; encoded by the exons ATGCTCTCATCGCTCCTAAGATCTCTACCCCAGCTAGGGCGACGCTGGAAACCCTTAGAtttcaacaaccccaacttcACTCGCATCCCCAATTGGCAcaaaatagaagaagagactCTCCCCGAATATACAGCCTCACAGTACTATCCCACACGAATAGGAGAAGTCATCAAAGAACAGTACCAAGTCATTGGTAAATTGGGATATGGATCGACTTCGACGGCGTGGCTTGCGCGGGACATGGA AAACCGCCGTTATGTTATGCTCAAGATATGCATTGAAGCTTCGTCTATGGGTCAGCATGTCGATAACGAGCTTAATATGTACAGATTCATGGAACAGTCCCCAACCACGCATCCCGGCCGCGAGGTCATCAGAACGTTACTGGATACATTTTACATCGAAGGCCCTCAAGACAAACATCGTTGCCTTGTGCACCCCCCATTATGGGAAAGCGTGCTAGCTTTCTTGCGCCGCAATCCAGTTGAGAGGCTACCATCCGCAGTCATTGCTGTTGTTCTTCATCGCTTATTTCTAGCACTGGACTTTTTGCATACGGAATGCAAGATCGCGCACACAG ATATCAGAGCCGATAATATCATGTTCGGTATCAAAGATGACTCAGTCTTCACGGATATAGAGGAGAACGAACTCCGACGACCCGTCccgaggaaggaaagcgATAAGAGAACAATATACATGTCACGAGAACTCAAAGTACCCAGAGAAGTTGGTGCCCCGGTTCTGTGTGATTTTGGTTCAGCCATGGTTGTCAACGATGAATATCAGAGGGTATTCATTCAGCCGCAGATCTATCGAGCACCGGAGGTGATATTAGGAGTTCCATGGACGTATAGTGCTGATATTTGGAATGTTGGATGCATG ATTTGGGATCTATACGAAGGCGGTTCCTTGTTCACCGGGCAAGACCCTGTAGATGAGAGGTACAGGAGTCGAGCGCATCTGGCCGAGATGATCAATCTTCTTGGCTCGCCGCCTGCTGGTCTGCTTGCTCAGGGGGAGCTGAGAGATAAATTCTTCTCGAGTGAAG GTGCTTTTCTCCACCCAGAATTATTGACTGATCAGGTTCCCCTTGATGAAAGGGAAACTACTCTGGAGGGGCGggcggagagagaggcgTTCCTACATTTCATGCGGAAGATGCTACAGTGGGAGCCGAGTAAGCGTAGTTCTGCTCGAGAattggcggaggatgagtggTTGCAAAGTTATATATGA
- a CDS encoding indoleamine 2,3-dioxygenase (COG:E;~EggNog:ENOG410PFRQ;~InterPro:IPR037217,IPR000898;~PFAM:PF01231;~go_function: GO:0020037 - heme binding [Evidence IEA];~go_function: GO:0046872 - metal ion binding [Evidence IEA];~go_process: GO:0019441 - tryptophan catabolic process to kynurenine [Evidence IEA]), with protein sequence MLPPIPALADYGISADHGFLPPEPPLEILPDPYYAKWEWVVSNLQALLTSRRIREVVDHMSTLSTSYLQSENEWRRAYVVLVFMLHGYVWGGSKPAEKIPPQLTIPLFDVCEHLGLPPVATYAGVCLWNYKPIFPEEPIDDLRNLDTINTFTGSLDEKWFYLVSVAIEARGAPSIPLVLQAIAAARAGNSLVVTECLQRLAEVLDEVGSLLERMYEHCDPYVFYHRIRPYLAGSKNMADAGLPHGLLYDYGNGQPEYRQYGGGSNAQSSLIQFFDIALGIEHRPTGETRPSSTPIKDEKEGVAGAPRHGFIQEMRTYMPAAHRRFLEHVNAVANIRQYVEARRSDKALCIAYDACLSMLRAMRDKHIQVVSRYIIIQSRDARSSRPARATSPKRPINLATARNGEKPDSKKLRGTGGTALIPFLKQARDETGEPAIDAWARRLLSTGPSESSFAALSKVDEDHDGHLQVVGLSGTWAADDSEGGICHW encoded by the exons atgcttCCTCCGATTCCAGCATTGGCGGACTACGGCATCTCGGCGGACCATGGCTTCCTCCCTCCAGAGCCACCGCTTGAGATCTTGCCAGACCCTTATTATGCCAAGTGGGAGTGGGTTGTTTCCAACCTGCAGGCACTTCTGACTAGCCGGAGGATCCGGGAGGTGGTCGACCATATGTCCACGCTGTCTACATCATATCTCCAGTCGGAGAACGAGTGGCGCAGGGCCTATGTCGTACTGGTATTTATGCTACATGGGTATGTGTGGGGGGGCAGCAAGCCGGCAGAG AAAATCCCGCCTCAGCTGACCATCCCACTATTCGACGTCTGCGAGCACCTGGGTCTGCCACCCGTGGCCACTTATGCAGGGGTGTGTTTGTGGAACTATAAGCCTATTTTCCCGGAGGAACCGATCGATGATTTACGTAATCTGGACACCATCAACACATTCACAGGGTCTTTGGATGAGAAGTGGTTCTACCTGGTCTCAGTGGCCATTGAAGCTCGTGGAGCACCCTCGATCCCGCTGGTGCTGCAAGCAATCGCGGCGGCCCGGGCTGGAAACAGTCTGGTAGTCACCGAATGCCTGCAGCGACTTGCCGAGGTGCTGGACGAGGTAGGGTCGCTGCTGGAGCGCATGTACGAGCATTGCGATCCGTACGTGTTTTACCACCGCATCCGGCCCTATCTGGCTGGCAGCAAGAACATGGCTGATGCCGGTCTCCCGCATGGTCTGTTGTACGATTATGGAAACGGGCAGCCCGAGTATCGACAGTATGGCGGCGGTAGCAACGCCCAGAGCTCGCTGATCCAGTTCTTCGACATCGCTCTGGGCATTGAGCACCGTCCGACCGGGGAGACGCGTCCGAGCAGCACTCCGATAAAGGACGAGAAAGAGGGGGTTGCTGGGGCACCTCGTCACGGGTTCATCCAGGAGATGCGTACATACATGCCTGCAGCGCACCGTCGTTTCTTGGAGCATGTCAATGCAGTGGCCAACATCCGGCAGTACGTGGAAGCACGCCGGTCGGACAAAGCACTGTGCATTGCATACGACGCATGTCTGTCGATGCTTCGGGCAATGCGCGACAAGCACATCCAAGTCGTATCCCGCTATATCATTATTCAGTCTCGGGACGCTCGGTCCAGTCGCCCAGCGCGTGCAACCAGTCCCAAGAGACCCATCAACTTGGCGACCGCCCGAAACGGCGAGAAGCCGGACAGCAAGAAATTGCGGGGCACGGGTGGAACGGCCTTGATCCCGTTCCTGAAACAAGCACGGGACGAGACAGGCGAGCCAGCGATCGATGCATGGGCCCGTCGGCTGTTGAGTACCGGACCGTCGGAGTCTAGCTTTGCGGCGCTGAGCAAAGTGGACGAGGACCACGATGGACATCTCCAGGTAGTGGGGCTGTCAGGAACATGGGCAGCGGATGACAGTGAGGGTGGCATTTGTCATTGGTAG
- the NFS1 gene encoding IscS subfamily cysteine desulfurase (COG:E;~EggNog:ENOG410PFTC;~InterPro:IPR010240,IPR015424,IPR000192,IPR020578, IPR015421,IPR015422;~PFAM:PF00266;~go_function: GO:0003824 - catalytic activity [Evidence IEA];~go_function: GO:0030170 - pyridoxal phosphate binding [Evidence IEA];~go_function: GO:0031071 - cysteine desulfurase activity [Evidence IEA];~go_process: GO:0044571 - [2Fe-2S] cluster assembly [Evidence IEA]) — protein MSTMTPTALRQASRAYARRLLSTPHGSLTASLPRRVVATSAAIPRRSYVSETKAGNAQVTVDTAIKQDQKAFVNQTGLNAQKVNLPGSGISGDASMSPTAGILKQATVMDQGTRPVYLDMQATTPTDPRVLDAMLPYLTGIYGNPHSRTHAYGWESEKAVEQAREHVAKLIGADPKEIIFTSGATESNNMSIKGVARFFGRSGKKKHIITTQTEHKCVLDSCRHLQDEGFDVTYLPVQSNGLIRMEELEAAIRPDTALVSIMAVNNEIGVIQPMEEIGKLCRSKKIFFHTDGAQAVGKIPLDVNKLNIDLMSISSHKIYGPKGMGACYVRRRPRVRLEPIISGGGQERGLRSGTIAPHLVVGFGEACRIAYEDMEYDSKHIARLSKRLSDGLLAMEHTTLNGDPDRHYPGCVNISFAYIEGESLLMALKDIALSSGSACTSASLEPSYVLRALGSSDESAHSSIRFGIGRFTTDSEIDYVLKAVQDRVHFLRELSPLWEMVQEGIDLNSIEWSQH, from the exons ATGTCTACTATGACCCCTACTGCCTTGAGACAGGCATCCCGGGCTTACGCCCGTCGGCTTTTGTCGACTCCGCATGGCTCGCTGACGGCATCCCTGCCCCGGCGGGTGGTCGCCACCAGCGCTGCTATCCCCAGACGCTCGTACGTCTCCGAAACCAAGGCTGGAAACGCCCAGGTTACGGTGGACACGGCCATCAAGCAGGACCAGAAGGCTTTTGTGAACCAGACTGGACTTAATGCACAGAAGGTTAACCTTCCTGGATCGGGCATCTCCGGCGATGCGTCCATGAGCCCTACCGCCGGCATTTTGAAGCAGGCGACGGTTATGGACCAAGGCACCCGCCCTGTCTACCTCGATATGCAGGCAACGACCCCGACGGATCCCCGTGTCCTTGACGCCATGCTTCCTTACCTTACCGGCATCTACGGAAACCCCCATTCAAGAACTCACGCCTACGGCTGGGAGTCCGAGAAAGCCGTCGAACAAGCCAGAGAACACGTCGCCAAGCTTATCGGCGCCGACCCCAAGGAAATTATCTTCACAAGCGGCGCTACTGAGAGTAACAACATGAGCATCAAGGGTGTCGCCAGATTCTTCGGTCGCtctggcaagaagaagcacatcatcaccacccagaCTGAGCACAAGTGTGTTTTGGACAGCTGCAGGCACTTGCAGGACGAGGGATTCGATGTGACATACCTGCCTGTGCAGAGCAATGGATTGATCcggatggaggagttggaggccgCCATTCGCCCCGATACTGCCCTTGTCAGTATCATGGCTGTCAACAACGAGATTGGTGTCATTCAGCCCATGGAGGAGATCGGAAAGCTTTGCCGCtcgaagaagatcttcttccacaCCGACGGTGCCCAGGCTGTGGGCAAGATCCCCCTGGATGTCAACAAGCTCAACATTGATTTGATGTCGATTTCCAGCCACAAGATCTATGGCCCCAAGGGTATGGGTGCGTGCTATGTTCGCCGTAGGCCCAGAGTTCGTCTCGAGCCTATCATTTCCGGAGGTGGACAGGAGAGAGGTCTCCGCAGTGGCACCATTGCCCCCCACCTTGTAGTCGGATTTGGTGAGGCTTGCCGTATTGCATATGAAGACATGGAG TATGACTCCAAGCACATCGCAAGGCTCTCGAAGCGCCTGAGCGACGGCCTCTTGGCCATGGAACACACCACGCTCAACGGTGATCCTGACCGCCACTACCCCGGTTGTGTTAACATCTCCTTTGCCTACATTGAAGGCGAGTCGCTTCTGATGGCTCTGAAGGACATTGCCCTCTCATCTGGCAGTGCCTGTACGTCCGCCTCTTTGGAACCCAGCTACGTCCTGCGGGCTCTGGGCAGCAGCGACGAGAGCGCCCACAGCAGTATCCGGTTCGGTATTGGTCGGTTCACGACCGACAGTGAGATTGACTACGTGCTCAAGGCGGTGCAAGACCGCGTCCACTTCCTGCGGGAGCTGAGCCCGCTGTGGGAGATGGTTCAGGAGGGTATCGATTTGAACTCGATTGAATGGAGCCAGCACTAa
- a CDS encoding uncharacterized protein (COG:S;~EggNog:ENOG410PPJ9;~InterPro:IPR036629), with the protein MSSTDSPNNNNTTTSTSTLKSYVDQATGMVQRAAGSLTGDSSTQSAGSATQSRGEAEHNASHNNFTKLGPVTADPATGAAATDHPQRSNGSWDQTVGSAKESLGNLIGNEGLRKAGQEQNAAGKQAEAEGQVRDWKEGVEGRAKGAVGKVAAAATGDEEEEKKWRDVHDEGKVRERGVESEVQKRY; encoded by the exons atgTCCTCCACCGactcccccaacaacaacaacaccaccaccagcacctcGACTCTTAAATCCTACGTCGACCAAGCAACCGGCATGGTCCAACGCGCCGCTGGCTCCCTAACCGGCGACTCCTCCACCCAG TCCGCCGGCTCTGCCACTCAGTCCCGCGGCGAAGCCGAGCACAACGCCAGCCacaacaacttcaccaaGCTTGGACCCGTTACCGCCGACCCTGCCACGGGCGCTGCGGCCACAGACCACCCTCAGCGCAGCAACGGCAGCTGGGATCAGACCGTCGGTTCTGCGAAGGAGTCCCTAGGCAACTTGATTGGAAATGAGGGTCTGAGGAAGGCTGGTCAGGAGCAGAATGCTGCTGGAAAGCAGGCCGAGGCGGAGGGCCAGGTGAGGGATTGGAAGGAGGGCGTTGAGGGTAGAGCTAAGGGAGCTGTGGGAAAGGTCGCTGCTGCGGCGAcgggggatgaggaggaggagaagaagtggagggATGTACATGATGAGGGAAAGGttagggagaggggggtcgAGAGTGAGGTTCAAAAGAGGTATTGA